The proteins below are encoded in one region of Bacillus vallismortis:
- a CDS encoding spore germination protein, which yields MMRWRNHQYKTKKQHQGSDQSKAETDQEVLSGHFGDDLELVKRKIGHNGDVHIREFEINHSHVKAALIFVDGLSDQDLINKGISALVMNQPHQAREDISQPGKGKFTSQDIKNQIGSICDVAESEKISAIVLNVFMGSTALLIDGMPQAFLLGTVKKQNRSIEEPLSEALVRGPRTGFTEELSTNTALLRQQGKNDQLTFQKFEVGTRLKKDLIIAYMNDIADPEVVEEVKKRVKGIEIDHLPESGYVEQLIEDNYLSPFPQVQGTERPDRVISGLMEGRVAILLDGTPFALLVPVTFSMVLQSPEDYYERWFPSSFIRLLRFIAAIITLFAPALYISFISFHPGLIPTKLAISISGTRQGVPFPSLIEALFMEIAIEILREAGLRLPKPIGPAIGIVGGLIIGEAAVQAGIVSPIMVIVVALTAISSFAIPHYSTGIALRVLRFGAMFCAAVFGLFGVIMYYLLLSSHVVKLKSFGLPYASPAVPYYVKDWKDFIIRMPLLVMKRRPKIMNTDNAKRVK from the coding sequence ATTATGAGATGGCGGAACCATCAGTACAAAACAAAGAAGCAGCATCAAGGCTCAGATCAATCAAAAGCTGAAACGGACCAAGAAGTATTATCCGGTCATTTCGGGGACGACCTTGAACTAGTGAAAAGAAAAATCGGGCATAACGGAGACGTTCATATCCGGGAATTTGAAATCAATCATTCACATGTGAAAGCGGCATTGATCTTTGTTGATGGACTGTCTGATCAGGATTTGATTAATAAAGGGATATCTGCTTTAGTCATGAATCAGCCTCATCAAGCAAGAGAGGACATTTCTCAACCCGGTAAAGGCAAATTCACTTCGCAGGATATCAAGAATCAAATCGGATCAATTTGTGATGTCGCAGAGTCGGAAAAAATCAGTGCTATCGTGTTGAATGTTTTCATGGGTTCCACAGCGCTTCTTATCGATGGAATGCCGCAGGCCTTTCTTCTGGGAACCGTAAAAAAACAAAATCGAAGCATTGAGGAGCCGCTTTCAGAAGCGCTTGTCAGAGGGCCGCGGACGGGCTTTACAGAAGAGTTGAGTACGAATACAGCTCTTTTAAGGCAGCAAGGGAAAAATGATCAATTGACATTTCAGAAATTTGAAGTAGGGACACGGCTAAAAAAGGATTTAATCATCGCTTACATGAATGACATAGCAGATCCAGAAGTGGTCGAGGAAGTAAAAAAAAGAGTGAAAGGAATCGAGATCGACCATCTGCCGGAATCTGGCTATGTTGAACAGCTAATCGAGGACAATTATCTCAGTCCCTTTCCGCAAGTACAAGGTACAGAACGGCCTGATCGCGTCATCAGCGGATTAATGGAAGGGCGAGTAGCCATTCTGCTTGACGGCACTCCGTTTGCTTTGCTTGTTCCGGTTACTTTCAGCATGGTGCTTCAATCGCCTGAAGATTATTATGAAAGGTGGTTCCCAAGCTCGTTCATCAGATTGTTGAGGTTCATTGCGGCAATCATAACCTTATTTGCACCGGCTTTATATATATCATTTATTTCTTTTCATCCGGGGTTAATTCCGACCAAACTGGCCATTTCAATTTCCGGGACGCGTCAGGGTGTTCCGTTTCCCTCACTCATTGAAGCTTTATTTATGGAAATTGCGATCGAAATTTTACGGGAAGCGGGGCTTCGTCTGCCAAAGCCCATCGGACCTGCAATAGGCATCGTTGGCGGGTTAATTATCGGGGAAGCAGCTGTGCAAGCGGGTATTGTCAGCCCAATCATGGTCATTGTCGTTGCGCTCACAGCCATTTCTTCATTTGCCATCCCGCATTACAGTACAGGCATTGCGCTTCGGGTGCTTCGGTTTGGCGCGATGTTTTGCGCGGCGGTGTTTGGGTTATTTGGTGTCATTATGTATTATCTGCTTTTAAGCAGCCATGTCGTAAAATTGAAAAGCTTTGGCCTTCCATACGCAAGCCCAGCGGTCCCTTATTATGTGAAAGATTGGAAGGATTTTATCATCAGAATGCCTCTCTTAGTCATGAAGCGCAGGCCGAAAATCATGAATACAGATAATGCAAAACGGGTGAAATGA
- a CDS encoding spore germination protein produces the protein MSSPKSKITTAQATVIIINYMLAAGVLTLPRTVTEQTKSPDGWISVLLGGGIAIIAGIVIVKLSQQYPKETFYEYSGHIVGKWLGAFISLIFITYFLTLSAFEVRVMSEIVVFFLLEGTPSWAIVMTVLWIGLYSITQGLDPIARLFEMIFPVTVIIFLTVALMSIGIFEVNNLRPVLGDGIMPVLKGVKTTALSFTCSEIMLILVAFMKKPKKAVKAVIIGTGVVTCFYIITVVMVIGAISVDGVVTRTWPALDLMRSFEISGLIFERFESFLLVIWIMQLFATFTITFYAASLGVSQVFKKKPISCMFGLLPVVFILSCMPKNENDVFILGDLVSHLALYIFGALPILLLVISKWRKRGET, from the coding sequence ATGTCCAGCCCAAAGAGTAAAATTACTACCGCACAAGCAACGGTGATCATCATTAATTATATGCTCGCTGCAGGAGTTCTTACGCTCCCTCGGACAGTGACAGAACAAACAAAATCCCCTGATGGATGGATTTCCGTTTTATTAGGCGGGGGTATCGCGATCATTGCCGGAATAGTCATCGTCAAATTAAGCCAGCAGTATCCTAAGGAGACGTTTTATGAATATTCCGGCCATATTGTGGGCAAATGGCTCGGTGCTTTCATCAGTCTCATTTTCATTACTTATTTTTTAACTCTCAGTGCCTTTGAAGTGAGAGTGATGTCAGAAATTGTTGTGTTTTTTCTCCTTGAAGGGACTCCATCGTGGGCCATTGTCATGACGGTTCTTTGGATCGGGCTATATTCGATTACACAAGGTCTTGATCCTATTGCCCGGCTGTTTGAAATGATCTTTCCGGTTACGGTCATCATCTTTTTAACTGTAGCTCTTATGAGTATAGGCATATTTGAGGTTAACAATTTACGCCCTGTATTAGGAGATGGAATCATGCCGGTTCTCAAAGGAGTGAAAACAACGGCCCTTTCGTTTACATGTTCTGAAATTATGCTCATTTTAGTAGCGTTTATGAAGAAACCGAAAAAAGCAGTGAAAGCGGTTATAATCGGGACAGGCGTTGTGACATGTTTTTATATTATTACCGTGGTTATGGTGATCGGTGCCATATCTGTTGATGGTGTTGTAACGAGAACATGGCCGGCGCTTGACCTGATGAGAAGCTTTGAAATATCTGGTTTAATATTTGAGCGGTTCGAATCATTCCTTCTGGTCATTTGGATTATGCAGCTTTTCGCCACGTTCACTATCACTTTTTATGCAGCTTCCTTGGGTGTCTCGCAAGTTTTCAAAAAGAAACCGATTTCTTGCATGTTTGGGCTGCTTCCTGTTGTTTTTATTCTTTCTTGCATGCCCAAAAATGAAAATGATGTGTTTATTTTGGGCGATTTGGTCAGTCATCTAGCTTTGTATATATTTGGCGCTTTGCCGATTTTGCTTTTAGTCATATCGAAATGGAGGAAAAGAGGTGAAACGTAA